atttaaaacatgaaaataaaacCCCAGATAGAAGCAAACTTACAatgtatgatttaatttattataatcctGTTACTAATCCCATGAAAAAGTCTAAAGACTCTGCCATATCAACAAGAAGAGTCTCAGAATGTCAGTAAGTATTTTATTCAGTAAATTatgtaatgtaaatatttcaagtgCATTGTAATATGTCTTAATTTTGGAGAAAATAGTTTCATAAAAACAATATAtaagttgaaataaaaaaaaatgattatttttacAGATCTGAAGAATTtcaggaagaagaaaatgaagatgatCCATCATCTGCAATGCCAGTACCTCAAGTAAAAGTTGGACCGAATGGTGAATTAATAATAGATGAACAGAGTCTTGTTATAGAGCAAACTAATGCAAAGAAAAGTAGGAAAGTATTAGCAAAAGAAGCTATTattgatgatgataataatggAAGTGGATTTTATAAAAAGCGTCAGAAAAGTAAAGAATGGTCCGCACGAGAAACTTTAAATTTCTATAGGGCATTAAATACAATTGGTACAGACTTTTTGTTGATGCAAAGTCTTTTTCCTAACAGAACGAGACAGGAAATGaagataaaatttaagaaagaagagaaagtaaATAGACATTTGGTTGAAAAAGCTCTTGCATATCATCAAGAATTTGATACTGAAATGCTAGAAAAATCATTAGGTAAATTTGCAtattctgtatttatttttaaattgattgTGATTTATGTTACTtcatgcaaaatattttatgaaaaatataaaatgattagatgataaaatatacataaatatacataaaaactaaactaaaaaataaacgtaaaaacTTCATTGCCATTAGTACCAATTGGTACCAATATCTGGTAATACCAATTTGGTATTGATTAAAGAGTAAAAAATTTGTCTTTTACggctatatgtatatttatacactTATTTAACATTTgatgaaaatttctattttaacatattttaactTTATCTTACTGCAAATGTGAAAAACAATATTAGTTTGTTGAATTaatcatattaattttaaattagtacTCAACTTAACAATAAATTAcaacttttaaattatatttaaatagtatatatagtatatttaaagtatatttaaagtatatattttaatcctaaaaataattttggcaaagtgaaatataaaagtatataaatttatacttattaACAAAGATACATAACTAAGTGCTGGAAAACTAATAttatgtttctttatttattttattggcTTTGCAGTAAAAGATTGAAATagagattataaaattattaaatagtttatttatttattaatatcatgaTTTTCATTGTTTATTAACAGCTGCATTTGAAACTTCAGAGAAAGAACTTTTaagtataaaagaaaaacgTAAACAACAAAGGatgaagaagaataaaaaatcaaGGAAACGACGAATAAGTAgtaagttaaaaataaatataaatattgaatttaaagaattttgaCATTACACTtgctcaaatatttcaaatattttcaattgcttacattttaaaatatctttgttaaagtgatatatatttaataaagaatGTTAAAGCTAccagtatatttatttatttgtagaatTAGCACGCAGTATTGGGATTGAAAGCGAGACTGATAgtgaagaaggagaagaaggagaagatgaaggagaagaagaagaagaaggagagaaagaaaaatgcagCTTGGATTCAATGGTATacaaagaaaatacaaaatcaaATGGCAAATATCAACAAACATTAAATAAGACAAATAAAAAACTTTATAAAAGACCAAGAGATGAGGAAAAGTTATTGACTGAAAGAGATGACATAGAATCATTAAGTTCATGTAACGATGTTGACAGTGATACTGAAGTTTATCGTGTAAGACCAACAAGATCTGGAAGATTaccaaaagtaaaaaaattacaGGGACCTGATATAAATACGTTTGATAATGAAAGGTTAAATTATTGCTCTAATGATCatgaaattacaatttcatcAGAAAATGATGCTAAAGTTACAGAGGATTTAATTTTTGACAGTATCAATTCAGAAATTCATCATATAGATCCTCTTAAAACAGTTATACCAAATATCGGTGACGTAGAACCAGGATCCCTTGTTATTTTGTCAAAAGAATCTCTGGAGGAACCAGGTAAAAGTGTTCTGCAAGTTTATATGGTTAGTTCGGACGTTCATCCTTAAGATTTCGAGGAACCTAACATACATATTTCACCAAAACTCTTATAATTTGCAACTGTAATCATTGACTATCAAATGTTAAATCACTTTCAGCAAAAAGAATACTTAGTTTAATTTACATGAAAGTTTTTAGATTAACTtagtttaatatacatatatatttatatctctatatcatttaaaatttctactgaAAATGTcacatatttgtatataatatttaaatttttggtAAGAATTCAAATGCACATGTATATTATCTGTTTATAAAAAAGCACTTGATAGT
This DNA window, taken from Bombus terrestris chromosome 3, iyBomTerr1.2, whole genome shotgun sequence, encodes the following:
- the LOC100649753 gene encoding transcription factor TFIIIB component B'': MKRARIKAMVTVPTRRKPTQDVSINEDPNSIEHNEKNKDISNDICITSQQIPKDVFQETQIQDDTKDVDDTKKFIHQIQEVGDQKENEELHVDNQCSEYKDDSTKNFEKSMKEIVHSPEVLNTTQINSPIKLTQNRTGFMKPTPKFDNSNRIRRNSIQGSGASTSESEDDSRRLSCTIANHTRNDLTQSTNNTKDAVTNNIKNSLITSKVGQKRRILVSESARKLAEARREFHLKHENKTPDRSKLTMYDLIYYNPVTNPMKKSKDSAISTRRVSECQSEEFQEEENEDDPSSAMPVPQVKVGPNGELIIDEQSLVIEQTNAKKSRKVLAKEAIIDDDNNGSGFYKKRQKSKEWSARETLNFYRALNTIGTDFLLMQSLFPNRTRQEMKIKFKKEEKVNRHLVEKALAYHQEFDTEMLEKSLAAFETSEKELLSIKEKRKQQRMKKNKKSRKRRISKLARSIGIESETDSEEGEEGEDEGEEEEEGEKEKCSLDSMVYKENTKSNGKYQQTLNKTNKKLYKRPRDEEKLLTERDDIESLSSCNDVDSDTEVYRVRPTRSGRLPKVKKLQGPDINTFDNERLNYCSNDHEITISSENDAKVTEDLIFDSINSEIHHIDPLKTVIPNIGDVEPGSLVILSKESLEEPGKSVLQVYMVSSDVHP